TATCGCAACGTCTGGACGCCTTTTGCGGAGCTGTATCATCACGAGTCCGCAACGCGCGGCACGGAAGACAATCCGGAGAAGGTGGCGCGTTTCGGCCGCGAAGTCGAGTATATGCAGACGCGCTGGGGATATACGTTGAACTACGACCCAGCCTACAGTCCGAACCTGGCGTTGGACCGTACCGACTTCTCCCTCGCCTGGCCGCCCCGGATCGAACCGCTGCCGCGCCATGCCGCGCCGCTCGACAATAAGGAAATGGCATGAGAATTACCGTCTTCGGTGGCGGCGGGTTCATCGGATCGACGATCGTCGATCGCCTGCTGCGCGACAACCACGAGATCTGCGTGTTCGAGCGGCCGCGTGTCGGTCCTTATCGCCCGTTCAACGACAGCGAAAAAGTAAACTGGATGACAGGTGATCTCACCAGCATGCACGACGTCACGGAAGCCATCGACGGCTCCGACATCGTCGTGCATCTGGTGTCGACGACGCTGCCGAAAAGCTCGAACGACGATCCCATCTACGACGTCCAGAGCAATCTCGTCGCCACGCTGCAGTTGCTGAACGCGATGGTCGCGAAGAACGTGAAGAAGATCGTGTTCATTTCGTCAGGCGGGACCGTGTATGGCGACCCGGTCTATCTGCCCATCGACGAAAAGCATCCGACCAATCCGAAGGTGTCGTACGGCATCACCAAACTGGCGATCGAGAAGTACCTGCTGCTCTACCAGTATCAGCACGGGATCAAGGCGAACATCCTGCGAGTCGCCAATCCTTACGGGGAGCGGCAGCGTGTGGAGACAGCGCAAGGCGCCATCGCCGTCTTTCTCGACAAGGCGCTCAGGAAGCAGCCATTCGAGATCTGGGGCGACGGCACCGTCACACGCGATTACCTGTACATCAGCGACGTCGCCGAGGCCTTTGCCCGCGCTGTTCAATACGATGGCAGCGAGTCCGTGTTCAATATCAGCTCGGGCTACGGCACGAGCCTGAACGAAATCATCGGCAAGATCGAAGCGATACTCGAGCATCCTGTGGAGCGGACATATCGTGCGGGACGTCCGTTCGACGTTCCCGCGAGCGTGCTCGATAACACGCTCGCGAAAAGAGAACTCGGCTGGGAACCGAAGGTTGCGTTGGACGCTGGAATTAAAATGACAGCCGCATGGCTGCGCTCTCAGATCCACGAATAACGTCTGGAGCCTACGCGGGGACGGGCCGCCTCGCGCACGCATCAGCGTAACGGGCGCTGCGCACGTGGTACCGGCCCGATGAGAAAAGGCATGCGGCCGCTCCCGGACCGGCATGCCTTGCCGCGACCCGGATTCAGGAGCATGACAGCGCCCCGCCCCACGCGGCCGGGCGCGTTCGGATTCACTCGGGGATAACCTTTGTCGACGACAATCTGGCGTATTCGGCGAACGGACGCAGTTCCGTTGCTGTTGCTTTTTTTGCTGCCTGTCATCGCGGCGCTGCCCGGACTCGCAGGCCTTTACCACGCGAACCCGATGCTGTATCTGGGCATGGTGGCGCAGCACTACAAGCCAGGCCTGACGCAAGGCATTCCGTACGTCGATCCCAACAACGCCTTTACCGCTCAAGCGCTTGGCTATCGCGCGGCGCTGGACTGGCTCAACGGCACTGTTCCCTGGTGGAATTATTTCTCGGGCGTCGGCTTGCCGCTCGCTGCCGAATATCAGCCCGCCGCATTCTTCCCGCCGACCTTGATGCTGCTGTTGCCCAACGGGATGCTGCTGCAGCACATCCTGCTGCAAATCATCGCGGGCTGGGGCACGTACGGCCTGTTGCGGCAGTTGGGACTGAGCCGCTTTGCCGCCGCGACGGGCGGCGCGCTCTTCGCGTTCAACGGCGCGCTCGCGTGGTTCGATCACGCACCGGCGCTGCCTGTGCCCTTCCTGCCGTGGATGCTGTGGGGCGTGGAGCGCGCGTTCGCCAAGGCTCGGCTCGGGACGCCGCGCGGCTGGCGCCTGTTTGCCGTCGCGTTGTGGATGAGCGTCGTCGCCGGTTTTCCCGAAACCGCGTATCTCAATGGCCTGCTCGCGCTCGCGTGGTCGCTCTTGCGCTTGTGGCAGGCGCCGGGTTTCAGGCTGGCGTTTATCGTCCGTCTCGCGATCGGCGGCGTGGTCGGACTGGCGCTTTGTGCCCCGCAAGTCCTCGCCTTCTTCGAGTTCCTGCCGCACGCATGGCTCGGCGGCCATGACGGCGGCTTCGCCAATGCCGCGCTCGATCCGGCAGGCCTCTTGCCTAGCCTGCTGTTCCCGTATGTGTTCGGTCCCATTGCCGCAGGCGGGTTTGCGTGGGACCGTCTCGGCGGAATCTGGGGCAGCATAGGCGGCTATCTCAGCTTGATCGTGGTTGTCGTCGGGTTGTACGGCGCGATGTTGCGACGCACGCCGCTCACGTGGCTGCTGCTGGCCTGGCTGTTCATGGTGCTGGGCAAATCGTTCGGCGTCCCCGTCGTGAGCGCACTGTGGAATCTCATCCCCGGGGTTTCGCAGGCCGCGTTCTACCGCTATGCGGTGCCGACGTGGGAACTCGCGTTCATCATTCTGGCGGCGCAGGCTGTCGACGATCTTCGTGCACAACAGCAGGAGCATGCCACGCATCGACGCCACATCGCGACCCTGTCCGCGCTGCTGCTGATTGGGGGCGTCGTCTACGTGGCGTCCCTGTGGCCTCATCTTCGCGGCTTCGTGCCCGTCCGAAATGCCGCTATCGCGTCCGTCCTGTGGGGCGTGATTTCCGTGGCCGCGCTCGGCGCGATCCTGTGGCGCTGCCGTCCGGCGCGGGGTGCCACGGCGATTGCGGTGTTTCTCGTCGTCGACAGCGTACTGATGTTCTCCGTGCCAACGCTGAGCAATCCACGCTCAGGCGAGGTGGACATGGAAGCAATCGGCTTCCTGCAAAAAAACATCGGACTGCAGCGGATCTATTCGCTTGGTCCGATCCAGGCCAACTACGGTGCCTACTTCGGCCTCGCCGCAATCAACCACAACTACTTGCCCATCAACCGGCGCTGGGTTGACTGGATTCGTGGGAATCTCGACGCCTATGCGGATCCCATCTCCTTCATCGGCAACTATCGAGCTCCCGGTTCCACGGTGCCGACGTCAAGTGAGGAGCTGATCCGCAACCTCGAGAACTACGAATGGATCGGCGTCAAATACGTGATCGCCCGTGCCGGCGACAACCCATTCGTCCCGACGCTCACCAGCAAGACGAACACCGCGAAGCAATCTCCGCTGCCGATGATGCCCAGCGAAGCTGTGTCAGGGACGTTGCCTGCCGGCATGACGGATAAATCCGTCACGATCGATCAGATCGGCGTGTCCGTCGGCAACTATGGCAACACGTCGGACGGCATGCTCACGGCGGAAGTCTGCGTCGACTCCGTTTGCTCCGGTGGACAGCGGGATTTGAAGGAGTCGAACGACAATTTGACGTTCTATATCCCGTTGTCCCGGGCGCTGTCGGTTGACGCACGCGCTATCGTTCGCTACCGGTTTGCGCGCAGCGGCGGCACCAAGCCCCTCGTGCTGTGGATGGCCCCCGTTCGCGAGCGTGCCGACGATCAGCAACTGACGGGACCGGCGGGTGTACAGACCGCGCACGGCTTACAGATCAAACTGCCGATCCAGGACGACAAGCCTTCGCTGGCCAGGCAGGTGTATGCCGACCAGGTCATGAACATTTTCGAACTCGACCAGCCGAAGCCGTACTTCGAAGCGGCCGATGAGGCGTGCCGCATCACAGCGCACGACCGCGAACACGTGACGGCCGACTGCGCGGCCCCCTCCACCCTGCTGCGGCGCGAATTATTTTTCCCTGGCTGGACGGCGAAGGTCAACGGTTCGCCAACATCGATTGCGGAACACAGAGACCTGTTCCAGGCCATCGCTTTGCCCGCAGGCAAAAGCAGCGTCGTCTTCGGCTACGAGCCACCGCATATGATCTGGGCGTGGCTCGCCATGCTCGTCGCGTTCGGCATGTTGCTCATGCCTGCCATGAAAAAGAAATCGCAATAAAGGAAACAACAATGAGGCCGTGCAAGATCGCAGTTCTGATTCCCTGTTACAACGAGGAAGTTGCCATTGGCAAGGTGGTCCGTAACTTCAGGGAAGCGCTCCCCGACGCGACGGTCTATGTCTACGACAACAACTCTCGCGACAACACGGCTAGCGTTGCCGCGCAGGCGGGTGCCGTCGTGCGGAAAGAAACGCAGCAGGGTAAGGGCCACGTCGTGCGCCGGATGTTCCGCGACATCGACGCCGATTACTACATCATGGCCGACGGCGACGATACGTACGAAGCCAGCCTCGCGCCCGACATGTTGCGCACGGCCATGTCCGGTCCGTACGACCTGGTCAATTACATCCGCAAGGAAACCGAGGACGCGGCCTATCGGGGCGGCCATCGCTTCGGCAACCGGATGCTGACGGGCGTCGTGCGCAAGATCTTCGGCAACCGTGTCAAGGACATGCTATCGGGCTACAAGGTGTTTTCGCGACGCTTCGTGAAGTCCTTTCCTGCGTTGTCGGCGGGCTTCGACATCGAGACTGAACTGACGATCCACGCGCTCGAACTGTCGATGCCGATTTCACACGTCGAGGGTCCGTATCGGGGCCGGCCCGAGGGATCGGAAAGCAAGTTGAACACCTATCGTGACGGTTACAGGATCCTGATGTTGATCATGAAGCTGATTCGTCACGAACGGCCGATGTTCTTTTTCACCTGCTTCGGCACGCTGCTGACGTTGATCGCGTTGGTGCTGATCGAGCCGGTTTTCGCACACTACGTGGAGACGGGTCTGGTGCCGCGCCTGCCGACGGCCATTCTGTCGATGAGCCTCGTGATACTCGCGTCGTTGAGCGTGATGACGGGGATGATTCTGGACACCGTCAGCCGCGGGCGTAGAGAGGTGAGGTTGCTGGCTTACTTGCAGTATTCGCCGTTTAGCTCAACGGAAGGGGTTGAGGTGTGAGACGTCGGAAAATGCTTTACGCAAGCTCCCATCCGAAAGCGCGTACGTCCATGAAGAATGTTGACATGCCGACTGTCGTGCTTACCGACAACGAGCGTTCTTAACGCATCGTACGTGAGCTCCAGCCATACTAGGCTTTAAAGGTGCCACATTGACGTTAAAGTCGGTGCTCATAGCCAACTCCATAGCTCGCACGAAGACTTAGTCGGGTAGTACGCAGACGGCACGCATCAGTGCTTCCACCGTGCATACGCCCCGCGCCCGGTTCCGCCCGCACTGAGCGCACCGGTCGGCAGCCGCCTTACGAGCCTTTGCTAAATGGAGCCGGCCGCGACTGACTTCTCTTTGGAACCAATCCTCCTGATTTGCGTACGCGCCGGCGTTTCGATGAACGTCCAAAGCAAAGGTGCAATCGTTACCGCAGCTATCTAATATGCGATGCAGAGAGTGGAATCTGAGCCCCTAAGTTACCTCGATAGCGGTCAACCACCCTCAACAGCAGCAGATGAGATAAAAATTGGGCAAAGCCTGGGCTCTCCCAAAACGACGAGCGGGCGAACCGAGATCAGCTTTGAGAATAGCCCGTTACCGAGCGCAAATACCAGAATCAACAGCGGGAAAGCTGGCGCGTCGGTACATTCAGCATTCAACCGACATTAGCAAGGCAGCCGTGGGCACGGTCGGCAACACCTATACGCCGGTCCAGCGTAAGCGCTCGGCAAACCCGACTTGACGGGTGGAGCTAGCCGAAGGATGTATCTCCACGCCGCGCGCACAACCCAGACACGACTCCGATGGCGACGCCAGCGCAAGCCGAACTTTCTGCTGGCAACGAGATTACCAGTTCGAGCGCGCCAGCGATGACTTACGCCTGCGCTCCGCTAAGCCACGCTGACATCGTCGCGATAGAAACCAGCTTGAACGCGGGCAAAGGATTTCTAGGAGGCGCGCCGACGTAAGGCTACCCGACCGTCGGCGGTGTGTTGCACACGTTCAGTGAAACGGTTTTCTCGATCTTTGCAGCTGCAGTTCGGGATTTCGTCTATGGGTGCAAGTCCGCTGCTGCCGGGCAAATTTCGACGCTGCCGAGCGCAAGGGGCGCGATGCTATAGGCGCTACTAAAGCTGCTTGTCTTTCCGTCGGTTAATCGGACGGCGGCAAGAGGCTGGGTCACTTCACTCATTACTGCTTCGGAGTAGTCGGCGGAGCAAAATCCCACTGAGAACGACAATCGGCAACTGGATGAGATACGATGGCCAACTCATCCAAGGCCCATAATGCATAAACAACATCTGCTTGGGGAAGTCGAGTAACCCATCGCCGTCGCCCCCTGTCCACGGCGCCAGGTTCAGCTTTAGCCAGAACTGCGCATATAAGATAGCAAGCGCGAAAAACGCAATTGTGAACGGCCTGCTCAACTTGCTTTTCGCGAGGACCAGAACAAGCGCCACAACCACGAATGGCCATGCGCCGAGCACGTAGCGAGGCTCGGTCACGAGTCCAAGCGGCAGGGTCATAGCGACTACACCCATGACGCCGGGTCCTAATTTGCGAACCTCAACGCATACATCCGGCCAGTAGATCACCGACAATAAAATCGCGGGACCCCAAGTGAGTGTGAGTGTTAGCAGAGGCAACAGGAATTTTCCCTCTCCATTGAGAGGAAATACCGCCCACTCGAGCACTTGAAGGAAGCCGTTCGGGTCTGGGAGAGCTGGGTTTGAGATGAGTCGCACGATGCAAGCAGGGATAAGCAGACCTGCTGCGGCCAAAATCCAAAGATGGATCTTGACCGTTCTGCGTTGCGCGACTATTGCGGACAGATTTTGCAGGGATCCTAGAACCATAAGCATCGCGACGATCACCGCCAACAACGAGGGAGCGCCGGCAAAGAAGCGCTCAAAGACATGAACGCGCTCCGAGTTTTGAGGCGCGAATCGAAGTACGAAAGCGATGATGCAATACGCTGTGATCGAGAGCGCAAGTATGACCAAAAAAGACGCCTTGAATACGAAGAAGAATTTCTTAGAGTTGAAGGTGGAGCGGGGGGGATTCGCGCTCTCATCATTCATGGTCATACATAAGGATAGCATCAGCATTGCACCGTATATGCTGGTTATCTGCCAAACGAAAGATCCAACGACAGTGATGGTAAACAGCGGGATGGGGCTGCGCTTTAAATAAAAAAGAAGTAGAAGAAGGCTAATTAGTACAGCCGTGACATCTGTTGACACGGGGTAGTACATAACCTGCTTCGAAACAATAAAATTTACGAATATTCCGGAAAATCCTAGCCAGCGTCCGGTGACTGACAGCGAAAGATGGTTTGCGATGCGTTTCCATGCAATGGTTGCACATAGCAAAAGGGTGAGGTTATATATGGAGAATGCGTGAATGATGTTGATGTTGGTAAATGGCGCACGCCACATCAAGAGCATTGTTCTCACAACTGCGGAAGGAAGGATGCGCTGAGCGTAGTAATGACTGAGTTTGCCATCACTGATCAGAGATCCCAGGTTGCGGACCATGTCAGCATAGGTGACTCCATCCCAACCAAACCCTCCGCCAGCGGGGACGATTTCGCCGAAGAAAAAGTTGAATAGCCCCAAAACGAGCACGAAGCACGTCATCAGTCTGTGGCTACCGTCTGCATTCTGAAAAGATAGCCACTGGCCCGCAGATTTCATTGATTTCTCTTGAATCAGAGTTTTTGTTAGTCTTGGTTCCGCAGCCCGATAAACTCTAGGCTGCAGCCCTATTATTTAGCGCTCATGCTTGAGCAAAGGCGACGCCGATCTAAAGACGAACCATCGGGTAACAGCATACATAAGGGCTGTGTACGTCACGGTAGCGAGTAGCTGCGCCAAGTTCGCATTGAGGTGAAACTCATTGATGGCAATGTAAAGCGTGGCAAGGTTCACCGCGAAGCACGCGAAAAAGGCGACCAGATACCGAAGTCCTTCCTCGACGAATCTGCCATTGCTGCGAAAAACAAGCTTTTTGGAGACAAAAAAGCTAAGCGCAAGCCCGATAGCATAGCCGCCAATATTGGCTACGACCGGTGATGTCCCGCATTTCATGAGCACGAAAATCGCGCTAAACCCTGCAATCGTGTTCAGGACGCCGCTGCCCGCGTAGCGGGACAGAAGCGCTGACTCACTTTTCCATCTGGACATAGTATTGCGCACCGAGAGGCAATCGTTTGAGGTACGGTTCGAAGCCGCGGAGAGCAGCCAGCGGACGAGGGAAGAACAATGTGTAGCCGTGTTGCTCGGTTGAAAATCCGGCGGCTTTCGTTAGATCCAATGCAGTTCTGAGACTCAGCATCTCCGCGTCGACGTCAAATGGACAACGCTCAAATATCCAACGCGTCGCCGGATTCAGCGGATTGTGTTCGAAGAGGAACATGATTCCATTAGGAGCTAACGCTCGATTGCAGCGATCGAGCGCTAGCGGCCTTTGATCTGGAGGAATATGGTGAAACACATTGGCTGCGACGATCGCGTCGAAGCTAACGTATTCTGCAATTGACCAATCAGAGAACAGGTGCGCCGAAGGCGTTCGTTCATGCGCGAAATTTAACGAGTCTTGGGAGACGTCAAACCCCCAAAGTTCTGCATCAGGGAAATATTGCGCCAGATGAGGTAGGCTGCGTCCAGCGCCGCAACCGAAGTCTAAGATTCGTCGTGGTTGACGATCTTTGAGACGCTTGGCCATCAACGCGATCTTGTACTCAGCAAAATAACCGTCTTCGTTTAGTCCATCCGGGATTGACTCGCCGAGAACACGATCATAGTCTTGCGCAAACTTGTCGAATTCGGATTTGGCCATTGTTCAACCTTCCCAAGTTCGATGAGCGACAACATATTGTGGCTTGCGATTTAGCTTCAGATATGTCCGGCCGAGATACTCGCCGACCATCCCGATGCAGAGCGTCTGAATACCGCCAATAAACAAAATTGTCGCAATTAGCGAGGACCATCCGGCCTGAATCTCAGGGTGACGAAGCTTCTCGATGATCACGATCGCAATAAACACCATGCTCAATGAAGCGAGCGAGAACCCGGCTATTGAGGCGATTCTGAGCGGCAGGACTGAAAAGCTAGTAGCCATCTTCAACCAAAGGGAAAGCGAGCGGGACAGATTGTAGTTTCCCTTTCCGTCTTGGCGTGCTTGGTGATGGATGTCTACAGTCTTGATGGACCTAGTGACGTCGAGAATCAATCCGTCCAGATATGCATAAGGGCCATCGTATTTAATGACTTCATCTACGACTTCCTTTCGTAGGGCCTTGAACGAGGAAAGGTAAAGTCCTTTTGGCTTGTCAAGCAAGCGGGTGGCTACCCAATCATTGAACTTGCTACCAAACTTCTTCCATGCGGCATGCTGGCGGTTCAGATAGTTTGTGTAGCAAACGTCGTAACCTTCAAGAAGGGTTGCGACCATCGTTCCAATCGCCGATGGAGGGTGCTGAAGGTCGTCGTCCATGATGACGACGAACTCGCCGGTCGCATGGTTAAGGCCAGCCATGGTGGCGTTATGCTGGCCGAAATTGCGTCGTAGCGATATTCCCTTAACGAATGGGAATTCCCTTGCGAGGGTGCGAATCACTTCCCACGAGTTGTCCGGGCTCGAATCGTTCACGAGCACTAACTCGAAGCGTCCATCAAGTCCAGCCGAATGCATTTCCTCGCCGACTGTTCGCACGAGCAACGGCAAGATTTCTGCGCTGCGGTAGACTGGCACGACGATTGAAAGGCTATAGGTTTTTTGATCGACTCGCATAGGAACTTTTTGACGGGGGCTCCGTTTGATTCGCGTGGTCTGTTTCGTGGGGAGGGATCCCAAATCCACGAAGCGGGGATCCGGCCAAACACCCCGCTATCGATGCTTAACCCACGAGTATACTCGAGCCGCAAAATGGCGTAAGGAGATCAGAATCTGCCTTGGGCTCGAGCACATCTGCATCGTTCTACAATGGCGCCGTTTGTAGCCGATCACGTGGACATCGCCGGCATCGTCGCTCCAGAGCGGCGGGACGTTGCGGATTGCACCTGTTGCTCCCGGTGAAGTAGTGCCACCGGCGACAACCGGCGCGACGGACCAATATCCGACCCGTGCGGAGATACATCGTCGACGATCCCGCAGCGGCGCGGTCAGGTCGTCGCACGTTTCGTCGATCCCGTACTTCGTGAACTTCGCTGCGCAGCTCGGCTAACGGGATCGCACCAGGCATTCGCGCCGGCCTGATTGTCCGAATACGGGCACCCGCGCGGGGCGCCTATCCGAGCTGAATTGTAAATAGCCGCCTCATTTCACCGCAACGCCCGCGTTGCAACTCGCCACATTTCTTTTCCATACAGCAAGATGCTGCCCAGGTCGCGGTGTTGGAAAATCTCTCACGTGCTCGAAGCCTAAGGATTTCAAAGCAATTGTCATCGAGGCCAGATCGGCTCTCGGTGAGAACTCTCCATGTTGATCATTAAGCATCATCGCGAAACACGCGGCATCTTGAGGAGGCCGAGCGAGCCAACTCGTATACGAATCCAATTTTGGCTCGAGAAGAGCAGGATCGACTTGAACCATCGGCAACATGAAGCCAGACTGTTTGATCATTTCCAATCCGATTGAATTGACATTCAATATCATGTGACGAGACAGGAGTAGAACAGGACTTTTGTTGAAATCTTCCGTAGCCAGATAAGTTGAAACCGACCTGTTCAGATTGCGCCAGGCGATGGCCTCATCCCGATCCAGAATAAAATTCTGCTTATTTTCGAGCGGCGGGAAGTCGTTTTGTTGCAGAGACATATGCACAAGGGTACCGCAGTCCAGCAAGGGGCCAGTCCAGGCATCATCGCCACCAAAACCTTGGGAAAAAGGCTTGGACATTGCCACACAGCGATAGAGATCCTGGTGAGCATAAGCGGATAGCGCGAAGAATCCGATGAATAATGTGAAATATGCTGCCTGAAGCCATCGCAAGCCAATTGTTCCAAGCCACGCCGCCACGCAATAAATCATGACGGTATAAATAGGCGCATCAAATCCTGTCCCCATATTTTGACTCGTCCAAAGAATGCCAAAACATGCAAGACAAAGCGCGGAGCCTGCGATAATCAAATTCCCTGTGACACCCCTCTTTCTACCGATTAGCACAGATAACAGCCCGATCAGGAAGATCGGCACGACAAAAAAGAAATGCGGCAAACGCATCTGGACAAAAATCCAGCGAAAGCGCAAGCTCAAATTCGCCCAAGTAAATATTCCCTGTGAGTGCCCATATTCTGCCGCGTGCGCGCCATAGCCAAACGAAAACAGATAGCCGAAGACGCTCGCAAAATTCCTTATATACCAAGGGAGTGCGACTATGAGAAACACGATTACCGACAGCAAAATATTTTTCAGTGTTTCTCGCGAAAAACCGCGTGCCAAGTAAAGGTAAAGAAGAAACGAAAAAGCAAATGCTGGTAGGAAGGCAACAGCCATTGTCCTCGACAAGATCATGCATCCGAGAGCCGCACCTACCAGCGCGGAATAGGAGCTAAGCCGGAAGCCATCAGAAAGAACGAAACAGGCGAAGCTGGCAAAGAAGAAAAACGTTGTAGGTGTGACAAATTGAAAGCCGCGGCTGAACACCACGAAATCCGACAGCGAAGCGAGGAGAATACATGCCAGCAATGCATGCAGCAAAGACGAGCGTCTGAGTACGACAAACATCAATACCAACGTGCCAACAGCAAACCCCACGTTGCAAAGAAATCCATAGTTCTCGTTAACGCCAAAGCCAATCATCGCCAATGATGCCACTATAGGCGCCATCGGTGCGAATCCAAGCGGCGCAGAAAGCGCTCGCAACCAGCCGGTCCAACCACCGTATATTTTCGCCTTTGCAAAAGCGACCGAGAGCGCCAGATATCCAGACTCGTCGATATCCAGTGATTGACCGAACCGATATTCGATTAGCCAGTGCACCG
This genomic interval from Paraburkholderia sabiae contains the following:
- a CDS encoding glycosyltransferase family 2 protein, encoding MRVDQKTYSLSIVVPVYRSAEILPLLVRTVGEEMHSAGLDGRFELVLVNDSSPDNSWEVIRTLAREFPFVKGISLRRNFGQHNATMAGLNHATGEFVVIMDDDLQHPPSAIGTMVATLLEGYDVCYTNYLNRQHAAWKKFGSKFNDWVATRLLDKPKGLYLSSFKALRKEVVDEVIKYDGPYAYLDGLILDVTRSIKTVDIHHQARQDGKGNYNLSRSLSLWLKMATSFSVLPLRIASIAGFSLASLSMVFIAIVIIEKLRHPEIQAGWSSLIATILFIGGIQTLCIGMVGEYLGRTYLKLNRKPQYVVAHRTWEG
- a CDS encoding NAD-dependent epimerase/dehydratase family protein; the encoded protein is MRITVFGGGGFIGSTIVDRLLRDNHEICVFERPRVGPYRPFNDSEKVNWMTGDLTSMHDVTEAIDGSDIVVHLVSTTLPKSSNDDPIYDVQSNLVATLQLLNAMVAKNVKKIVFISSGGTVYGDPVYLPIDEKHPTNPKVSYGITKLAIEKYLLLYQYQHGIKANILRVANPYGERQRVETAQGAIAVFLDKALRKQPFEIWGDGTVTRDYLYISDVAEAFARAVQYDGSESVFNISSGYGTSLNEIIGKIEAILEHPVERTYRAGRPFDVPASVLDNTLAKRELGWEPKVALDAGIKMTAAWLRSQIHE
- a CDS encoding class I SAM-dependent methyltransferase, producing the protein MAKSEFDKFAQDYDRVLGESIPDGLNEDGYFAEYKIALMAKRLKDRQPRRILDFGCGAGRSLPHLAQYFPDAELWGFDVSQDSLNFAHERTPSAHLFSDWSIAEYVSFDAIVAANVFHHIPPDQRPLALDRCNRALAPNGIMFLFEHNPLNPATRWIFERCPFDVDAEMLSLRTALDLTKAAGFSTEQHGYTLFFPRPLAALRGFEPYLKRLPLGAQYYVQMEK
- a CDS encoding glycosyltransferase family protein, which translates into the protein MLLLFLLPVIAALPGLAGLYHANPMLYLGMVAQHYKPGLTQGIPYVDPNNAFTAQALGYRAALDWLNGTVPWWNYFSGVGLPLAAEYQPAAFFPPTLMLLLPNGMLLQHILLQIIAGWGTYGLLRQLGLSRFAAATGGALFAFNGALAWFDHAPALPVPFLPWMLWGVERAFAKARLGTPRGWRLFAVALWMSVVAGFPETAYLNGLLALAWSLLRLWQAPGFRLAFIVRLAIGGVVGLALCAPQVLAFFEFLPHAWLGGHDGGFANAALDPAGLLPSLLFPYVFGPIAAGGFAWDRLGGIWGSIGGYLSLIVVVVGLYGAMLRRTPLTWLLLAWLFMVLGKSFGVPVVSALWNLIPGVSQAAFYRYAVPTWELAFIILAAQAVDDLRAQQQEHATHRRHIATLSALLLIGGVVYVASLWPHLRGFVPVRNAAIASVLWGVISVAALGAILWRCRPARGATAIAVFLVVDSVLMFSVPTLSNPRSGEVDMEAIGFLQKNIGLQRIYSLGPIQANYGAYFGLAAINHNYLPINRRWVDWIRGNLDAYADPISFIGNYRAPGSTVPTSSEELIRNLENYEWIGVKYVIARAGDNPFVPTLTSKTNTAKQSPLPMMPSEAVSGTLPAGMTDKSVTIDQIGVSVGNYGNTSDGMLTAEVCVDSVCSGGQRDLKESNDNLTFYIPLSRALSVDARAIVRYRFARSGGTKPLVLWMAPVRERADDQQLTGPAGVQTAHGLQIKLPIQDDKPSLARQVYADQVMNIFELDQPKPYFEAADEACRITAHDREHVTADCAAPSTLLRRELFFPGWTAKVNGSPTSIAEHRDLFQAIALPAGKSSVVFGYEPPHMIWAWLAMLVAFGMLLMPAMKKKSQ
- a CDS encoding ArnT family glycosyltransferase — its product is MTKHKILNSRRTDAVIYILFAALLALFIYQSVHWLIEYRFGQSLDIDESGYLALSVAFAKAKIYGGWTGWLRALSAPLGFAPMAPIVASLAMIGFGVNENYGFLCNVGFAVGTLVLMFVVLRRSSLLHALLACILLASLSDFVVFSRGFQFVTPTTFFFFASFACFVLSDGFRLSSYSALVGAALGCMILSRTMAVAFLPAFAFSFLLYLYLARGFSRETLKNILLSVIVFLIVALPWYIRNFASVFGYLFSFGYGAHAAEYGHSQGIFTWANLSLRFRWIFVQMRLPHFFFVVPIFLIGLLSVLIGRKRGVTGNLIIAGSALCLACFGILWTSQNMGTGFDAPIYTVMIYCVAAWLGTIGLRWLQAAYFTLFIGFFALSAYAHQDLYRCVAMSKPFSQGFGGDDAWTGPLLDCGTLVHMSLQQNDFPPLENKQNFILDRDEAIAWRNLNRSVSTYLATEDFNKSPVLLLSRHMILNVNSIGLEMIKQSGFMLPMVQVDPALLEPKLDSYTSWLARPPQDAACFAMMLNDQHGEFSPRADLASMTIALKSLGFEHVRDFPTPRPGQHLAVWKRNVASCNAGVAVK
- a CDS encoding glycosyltransferase family 2 protein, whose amino-acid sequence is MRPCKIAVLIPCYNEEVAIGKVVRNFREALPDATVYVYDNNSRDNTASVAAQAGAVVRKETQQGKGHVVRRMFRDIDADYYIMADGDDTYEASLAPDMLRTAMSGPYDLVNYIRKETEDAAYRGGHRFGNRMLTGVVRKIFGNRVKDMLSGYKVFSRRFVKSFPALSAGFDIETELTIHALELSMPISHVEGPYRGRPEGSESKLNTYRDGYRILMLIMKLIRHERPMFFFTCFGTLLTLIALVLIEPVFAHYVETGLVPRLPTAILSMSLVILASLSVMTGMILDTVSRGRREVRLLAYLQYSPFSSTEGVEV
- a CDS encoding GtrA family protein; its protein translation is MSRWKSESALLSRYAGSGVLNTIAGFSAIFVLMKCGTSPVVANIGGYAIGLALSFFVSKKLVFRSNGRFVEEGLRYLVAFFACFAVNLATLYIAINEFHLNANLAQLLATVTYTALMYAVTRWFVFRSASPLLKHER